Proteins found in one Micropterus dolomieu isolate WLL.071019.BEF.003 ecotype Adirondacks linkage group LG12, ASM2129224v1, whole genome shotgun sequence genomic segment:
- the sf3b2 gene encoding splicing factor 3B subunit 2 isoform X2 has protein sequence MASDGPPGTDSLPSDLGTAIAALNTWTHHELQTKLAEFGAPTMGPREELIDRVKGYMIQTGILFSKPSDDKSMIPGMPPMPPMPMPPMPPGIGMLQAMSMMPGGPPPPGIHMGIEPPGLSPQSLSQDDQLKMAQQRAAMVLQQEERAKQQGESRGMDEHDLLEQQKRAAVLLEQERQQEMVKMGGARAMPPAMRGLVFAGLDPRGPLPPGVSMLPTQKQRVPPPPGEDNREAWQNEEVSVSGPKIPQALEKILQLKEIRQEQLTDPAEDDDEGAEMDKTNSSAHVMSETEDDDSQISKKDKNRRRRNRKKKSKQKRAQEKKEQVEQKKKEEEGGSDKEKDKDKEKQKESEVEIEYITEEPEIYDPNYIFFKRIFEAFKLTDDVKKEKEKEPEKAEKQETAVLRKKGFEDERKDSDDSDEEIRPDVPKLSKKKLRRMNRLTVAELKQLVARPDVVEMHDVTAQEPKLLVHLKATRNTVPVPRHWCFKRKYLQGKRGIEKPPFELPEFIKKTGIQEMREALQEKEDAKTMKTKMREKVRPKMGKIDIDYQKLHDAFFKWQIKPKLTIHGDLYYEGKEFETRLKEKKPGDLSDELRIALGMPVGPNAHKVPPPWLIAMQRYGPPPSYPNLKIPGLNSPIPDNCTFGYHAGGWGKPPVDEMGKPLYGDVFGTNAADFQAKAEEEEVDHTPWGELEPSDEESSEEEEEEESDEEKPDETGFFTPADSGLITPGGFSSVPAGMETPELIELRKKKIEEAMDGNETPQLFTVLPERRTGPVGAAMMASTHIYDVSGAMAGRKAGGGQESQGVEVALAPEELELDPMAMTQKYEEHVREQQAQVEKEDFSDMVAEHAAKQKQKKRKAQPQDTRGGAKKYKEFKF, from the exons ATGGCATCCGACGGACCACCGGGCACCGACTCCCTGCCGTCCGATTTAGGGACTGCTATTGCGGCGTTGAACACATGGACCCATCATGAGCTTCAGACCAAGCTGGCGGAGTTTGGGGCGCCCACGATGG GTCCCAGAGAGGAGCTGATAGACAGAGTGAAGGGCTACATGATACAG acTGGGATCCTCTTCAGCAAACCTAGTGATGACAAATCAATG ATTCCAGGTATGCCTCCCATGCCCCCTATGCCCATGCCACCCATGCCCCCTGGTATAGGCATGCTCCAGGCTATGAGCATGATGCCCGGGGGGCCCCCTCCGCCCGGCATTCACATGGGCATCGAGCCCCCAGGCTTGTCCCCTCAAAGCCTGTCGCAGGACGATCAGCTGAAGATGGCCCAGCAGAGAGCAGCCATGGtgctgcagcaggaggagagagcCAAGCAGCAG GGTGAGTCCCGTGGCATGGATGAACATGATCTTCTGGAGCAGCAGAAGAGG GCTGCAGTGCTGCTGGAACAGGAGCGTCAGCAGGAGATGGTTAAGATGGGGGGGGCCAGAGCCATGCCCCCAGCAATGAGAG GTCTTGTTTTTGCAGGTTTGGATCCTCGCGGGCCGCTGCCTCCTGGTGTGAGCATGTTGCCGACCCAGAAACAGAGAGTGCCGCCTCCTCCGGGAGAAGATAACAGAGAG GCCTGGCAGAACGAGGAGGTGAGTGTTAGTGGGCCCAAGATCCCTCAAGCTCTGGAGAAGATCCTCCAGCTGAAGGAGATCCGACAGGAGCAGCTCACTGACCCTGCAG AAGACGATGATGAGGGAGCAGAGATGGACAAGACCAACTCCTCTGCACACGTCATGTCTGAGACAGAAGACGATGACAGCCAGATATCTAAGAAAGAC AAAAACCGCAGGCGCAGAAATCGCAAAAAGAAGAGCAAGCAGAAGCGAGCCCAGGAGAAAAAGGAGCAGgtggagcagaagaagaaggaggaggaggggggcagCGACAAAGAGAAGGACAAggacaaagagaaacagaaggagTCAGAGGTGGAGATCGAGTACATCACAGAAGAGCCAGAGATCTACGACCCCAACTACATCTTCTTCAAGAGGATCTTTGAGGCATTCAAG CTGACTGACGatgtgaagaaggagaaggagaaggagccCGAGAAGGCAGAGAAGCAGGAGACAGCCGTGCTGCGGAAAAAGGGATTTGAGGACGAGAGGAAAGACAGCGACGACAGTGACGAG GAAATCCGACCAGATGTGCCTAAACTCTCTAAGAAGAAGCTGAGGAGGATGAACAGGCTGACTGTGGCTGAACTCAAACAG CTGGTGGCTCGTCCGGATGTGGTAGAGATGCACGATGTGACGGCCCAGGAGCCCAAGCTGCTGGTCCACCTAAAGGCTACCAGGAACACGGTGCCGGTGCCCCGCCACTGGTGCTTCAAAAGAAAGTATCTACAGGGCAAGAGAGGTATAGAGAAGCCTCCGTTTGAGCTGCCCGAGTTCATCAAGAAAACTGGTATCCAGGAGATGAGGGAGGCCCTGCAGGAGAAG GAGGACGCCAAAACCATGAAAACCAAAATGAGAGAGAAGGTTCGTCCCAAGATGGGAAAGATCGACATCGACTACCAGAAGCTCCACGACGCCTTCTTCAAATGGCAGATCAAACCCAAACTCACCATCCACGGAGACCTTTACTACGAG ggGAAAGAGTTTGAAACCCGTCTGAAAGAGAAGAAGCCTGGAGATCTGTCAGATGAGCTGCGTATCGCACTGGGCATGCCAGTTGGACCC aACGCCCACAAGGTGCCTCCTCCGTGGCTGATAGCCATGCAGAGGTACGGCCCCCCTCCCTCCTACCCCAATCTCAAGATCCCCGGGCTCAACTCCCCCATCCCAGAT AACTGTACGTTTGGTTATCACGCCGGAGGCTGGGGGAAGCCGCCAGTAGATGAAATGGGCAAACCTCTTTACGGTGACGTGTTTGGGACCAATGCTGCAGACTTCCAG GCCaaagcggaggaggaggaggtggatcACACGCCGTGGGGAGAACTGGAGCCTTCAGACGAGGAGTCAtccgaggaagaggaggaggaggagagcgacGAGGAGAAACCAGACGAAACTGGATTCTTCACACCAGCAGACAG tgggCTGATCACCCCCGGAGGCTTCTCATCAGTACCTGCCGGCATGGAGACCCCAGAGCTGATTGAgctgaggaagaagaagatCGAGGAGGCTATGGATGG AAATGAGACGCCACAGCTGTTCACGGTGCTCCCAGAGAGAAGGACTGGCCCCGTAGGAGCGGCCATGATGGCCTCAACACACATCTATGACGTGTCAGGG GCTATGGCAGGTCGTAAGGCGGGCGGAGGGCAGGAGTCCCAGGGCGTAGAGGTGGCCCTGGCTCCGGAGGAGTTGGAGCTGGACCCCATGGCCATGACGCAGAAGTACGAGGAGCACGTCAGAGAGCAGCAGGCCCAGGTGGAGAAAGAGGATTTCAGCGACATGGTGGCTGAACACGCTGCCAAACAGAAG CAAAAAAAGAGGAAGGCCCAGCCGCAGGACACCCGAGGCGGTGCCAAGAAATACAAAGAGTTCAAGTTCTAG
- the sf3b2 gene encoding splicing factor 3B subunit 2 isoform X1 encodes MASDGPPGTDSLPSDLGTAIAALNTWTHHELQTKLAEFGAPTMGPREELIDRVKGYMIQTGILFSKPSDDKSMIPGMPPMPPMPMPPMPPGIGMLQAMSMMPGGPPPPGIHMGIEPPGLSPQSLSQDDQLKMAQQRAAMVLQQEERAKQQGESRGMDEHDLLEQQKRAAVLLEQERQQEMVKMGGARAMPPAMRGLVFAGLDPRGPLPPGVSMLPTQKQRVPPPPGEDNREAWQNEEVSVSGPKIPQALEKILQLKEIRQEQLTDPAEEDDDEGAEMDKTNSSAHVMSETEDDDSQISKKDKNRRRRNRKKKSKQKRAQEKKEQVEQKKKEEEGGSDKEKDKDKEKQKESEVEIEYITEEPEIYDPNYIFFKRIFEAFKLTDDVKKEKEKEPEKAEKQETAVLRKKGFEDERKDSDDSDEEIRPDVPKLSKKKLRRMNRLTVAELKQLVARPDVVEMHDVTAQEPKLLVHLKATRNTVPVPRHWCFKRKYLQGKRGIEKPPFELPEFIKKTGIQEMREALQEKEDAKTMKTKMREKVRPKMGKIDIDYQKLHDAFFKWQIKPKLTIHGDLYYEGKEFETRLKEKKPGDLSDELRIALGMPVGPNAHKVPPPWLIAMQRYGPPPSYPNLKIPGLNSPIPDNCTFGYHAGGWGKPPVDEMGKPLYGDVFGTNAADFQAKAEEEEVDHTPWGELEPSDEESSEEEEEEESDEEKPDETGFFTPADSGLITPGGFSSVPAGMETPELIELRKKKIEEAMDGNETPQLFTVLPERRTGPVGAAMMASTHIYDVSGAMAGRKAGGGQESQGVEVALAPEELELDPMAMTQKYEEHVREQQAQVEKEDFSDMVAEHAAKQKQKKRKAQPQDTRGGAKKYKEFKF; translated from the exons ATGGCATCCGACGGACCACCGGGCACCGACTCCCTGCCGTCCGATTTAGGGACTGCTATTGCGGCGTTGAACACATGGACCCATCATGAGCTTCAGACCAAGCTGGCGGAGTTTGGGGCGCCCACGATGG GTCCCAGAGAGGAGCTGATAGACAGAGTGAAGGGCTACATGATACAG acTGGGATCCTCTTCAGCAAACCTAGTGATGACAAATCAATG ATTCCAGGTATGCCTCCCATGCCCCCTATGCCCATGCCACCCATGCCCCCTGGTATAGGCATGCTCCAGGCTATGAGCATGATGCCCGGGGGGCCCCCTCCGCCCGGCATTCACATGGGCATCGAGCCCCCAGGCTTGTCCCCTCAAAGCCTGTCGCAGGACGATCAGCTGAAGATGGCCCAGCAGAGAGCAGCCATGGtgctgcagcaggaggagagagcCAAGCAGCAG GGTGAGTCCCGTGGCATGGATGAACATGATCTTCTGGAGCAGCAGAAGAGG GCTGCAGTGCTGCTGGAACAGGAGCGTCAGCAGGAGATGGTTAAGATGGGGGGGGCCAGAGCCATGCCCCCAGCAATGAGAG GTCTTGTTTTTGCAGGTTTGGATCCTCGCGGGCCGCTGCCTCCTGGTGTGAGCATGTTGCCGACCCAGAAACAGAGAGTGCCGCCTCCTCCGGGAGAAGATAACAGAGAG GCCTGGCAGAACGAGGAGGTGAGTGTTAGTGGGCCCAAGATCCCTCAAGCTCTGGAGAAGATCCTCCAGCTGAAGGAGATCCGACAGGAGCAGCTCACTGACCCTGCAG AAGAAGACGATGATGAGGGAGCAGAGATGGACAAGACCAACTCCTCTGCACACGTCATGTCTGAGACAGAAGACGATGACAGCCAGATATCTAAGAAAGAC AAAAACCGCAGGCGCAGAAATCGCAAAAAGAAGAGCAAGCAGAAGCGAGCCCAGGAGAAAAAGGAGCAGgtggagcagaagaagaaggaggaggaggggggcagCGACAAAGAGAAGGACAAggacaaagagaaacagaaggagTCAGAGGTGGAGATCGAGTACATCACAGAAGAGCCAGAGATCTACGACCCCAACTACATCTTCTTCAAGAGGATCTTTGAGGCATTCAAG CTGACTGACGatgtgaagaaggagaaggagaaggagccCGAGAAGGCAGAGAAGCAGGAGACAGCCGTGCTGCGGAAAAAGGGATTTGAGGACGAGAGGAAAGACAGCGACGACAGTGACGAG GAAATCCGACCAGATGTGCCTAAACTCTCTAAGAAGAAGCTGAGGAGGATGAACAGGCTGACTGTGGCTGAACTCAAACAG CTGGTGGCTCGTCCGGATGTGGTAGAGATGCACGATGTGACGGCCCAGGAGCCCAAGCTGCTGGTCCACCTAAAGGCTACCAGGAACACGGTGCCGGTGCCCCGCCACTGGTGCTTCAAAAGAAAGTATCTACAGGGCAAGAGAGGTATAGAGAAGCCTCCGTTTGAGCTGCCCGAGTTCATCAAGAAAACTGGTATCCAGGAGATGAGGGAGGCCCTGCAGGAGAAG GAGGACGCCAAAACCATGAAAACCAAAATGAGAGAGAAGGTTCGTCCCAAGATGGGAAAGATCGACATCGACTACCAGAAGCTCCACGACGCCTTCTTCAAATGGCAGATCAAACCCAAACTCACCATCCACGGAGACCTTTACTACGAG ggGAAAGAGTTTGAAACCCGTCTGAAAGAGAAGAAGCCTGGAGATCTGTCAGATGAGCTGCGTATCGCACTGGGCATGCCAGTTGGACCC aACGCCCACAAGGTGCCTCCTCCGTGGCTGATAGCCATGCAGAGGTACGGCCCCCCTCCCTCCTACCCCAATCTCAAGATCCCCGGGCTCAACTCCCCCATCCCAGAT AACTGTACGTTTGGTTATCACGCCGGAGGCTGGGGGAAGCCGCCAGTAGATGAAATGGGCAAACCTCTTTACGGTGACGTGTTTGGGACCAATGCTGCAGACTTCCAG GCCaaagcggaggaggaggaggtggatcACACGCCGTGGGGAGAACTGGAGCCTTCAGACGAGGAGTCAtccgaggaagaggaggaggaggagagcgacGAGGAGAAACCAGACGAAACTGGATTCTTCACACCAGCAGACAG tgggCTGATCACCCCCGGAGGCTTCTCATCAGTACCTGCCGGCATGGAGACCCCAGAGCTGATTGAgctgaggaagaagaagatCGAGGAGGCTATGGATGG AAATGAGACGCCACAGCTGTTCACGGTGCTCCCAGAGAGAAGGACTGGCCCCGTAGGAGCGGCCATGATGGCCTCAACACACATCTATGACGTGTCAGGG GCTATGGCAGGTCGTAAGGCGGGCGGAGGGCAGGAGTCCCAGGGCGTAGAGGTGGCCCTGGCTCCGGAGGAGTTGGAGCTGGACCCCATGGCCATGACGCAGAAGTACGAGGAGCACGTCAGAGAGCAGCAGGCCCAGGTGGAGAAAGAGGATTTCAGCGACATGGTGGCTGAACACGCTGCCAAACAGAAG CAAAAAAAGAGGAAGGCCCAGCCGCAGGACACCCGAGGCGGTGCCAAGAAATACAAAGAGTTCAAGTTCTAG
- the sf3b2 gene encoding splicing factor 3B subunit 2 isoform X4, whose amino-acid sequence MASDGPPGTDSLPSDLGTAIAALNTWTHHELQTKLAEFGAPTMGPREELIDRVKGYMIQTGILFSKPSDDKSMIPGMPPMPPMPMPPMPPGIGMLQAMSMMPGGPPPPGIHMGIEPPGLSPQSLSQDDQLKMAQQRAAMVLQQEERAKQQAAVLLEQERQQEMVKMGGARAMPPAMRGLVFAGLDPRGPLPPGVSMLPTQKQRVPPPPGEDNREAWQNEEVSVSGPKIPQALEKILQLKEIRQEQLTDPAEEDDDEGAEMDKTNSSAHVMSETEDDDSQISKKDKNRRRRNRKKKSKQKRAQEKKEQVEQKKKEEEGGSDKEKDKDKEKQKESEVEIEYITEEPEIYDPNYIFFKRIFEAFKLTDDVKKEKEKEPEKAEKQETAVLRKKGFEDERKDSDDSDEEIRPDVPKLSKKKLRRMNRLTVAELKQLVARPDVVEMHDVTAQEPKLLVHLKATRNTVPVPRHWCFKRKYLQGKRGIEKPPFELPEFIKKTGIQEMREALQEKEDAKTMKTKMREKVRPKMGKIDIDYQKLHDAFFKWQIKPKLTIHGDLYYEGKEFETRLKEKKPGDLSDELRIALGMPVGPNAHKVPPPWLIAMQRYGPPPSYPNLKIPGLNSPIPDNCTFGYHAGGWGKPPVDEMGKPLYGDVFGTNAADFQAKAEEEEVDHTPWGELEPSDEESSEEEEEEESDEEKPDETGFFTPADSGLITPGGFSSVPAGMETPELIELRKKKIEEAMDGNETPQLFTVLPERRTGPVGAAMMASTHIYDVSGAMAGRKAGGGQESQGVEVALAPEELELDPMAMTQKYEEHVREQQAQVEKEDFSDMVAEHAAKQKQKKRKAQPQDTRGGAKKYKEFKF is encoded by the exons ATGGCATCCGACGGACCACCGGGCACCGACTCCCTGCCGTCCGATTTAGGGACTGCTATTGCGGCGTTGAACACATGGACCCATCATGAGCTTCAGACCAAGCTGGCGGAGTTTGGGGCGCCCACGATGG GTCCCAGAGAGGAGCTGATAGACAGAGTGAAGGGCTACATGATACAG acTGGGATCCTCTTCAGCAAACCTAGTGATGACAAATCAATG ATTCCAGGTATGCCTCCCATGCCCCCTATGCCCATGCCACCCATGCCCCCTGGTATAGGCATGCTCCAGGCTATGAGCATGATGCCCGGGGGGCCCCCTCCGCCCGGCATTCACATGGGCATCGAGCCCCCAGGCTTGTCCCCTCAAAGCCTGTCGCAGGACGATCAGCTGAAGATGGCCCAGCAGAGAGCAGCCATGGtgctgcagcaggaggagagagcCAAGCAGCAG GCTGCAGTGCTGCTGGAACAGGAGCGTCAGCAGGAGATGGTTAAGATGGGGGGGGCCAGAGCCATGCCCCCAGCAATGAGAG GTCTTGTTTTTGCAGGTTTGGATCCTCGCGGGCCGCTGCCTCCTGGTGTGAGCATGTTGCCGACCCAGAAACAGAGAGTGCCGCCTCCTCCGGGAGAAGATAACAGAGAG GCCTGGCAGAACGAGGAGGTGAGTGTTAGTGGGCCCAAGATCCCTCAAGCTCTGGAGAAGATCCTCCAGCTGAAGGAGATCCGACAGGAGCAGCTCACTGACCCTGCAG AAGAAGACGATGATGAGGGAGCAGAGATGGACAAGACCAACTCCTCTGCACACGTCATGTCTGAGACAGAAGACGATGACAGCCAGATATCTAAGAAAGAC AAAAACCGCAGGCGCAGAAATCGCAAAAAGAAGAGCAAGCAGAAGCGAGCCCAGGAGAAAAAGGAGCAGgtggagcagaagaagaaggaggaggaggggggcagCGACAAAGAGAAGGACAAggacaaagagaaacagaaggagTCAGAGGTGGAGATCGAGTACATCACAGAAGAGCCAGAGATCTACGACCCCAACTACATCTTCTTCAAGAGGATCTTTGAGGCATTCAAG CTGACTGACGatgtgaagaaggagaaggagaaggagccCGAGAAGGCAGAGAAGCAGGAGACAGCCGTGCTGCGGAAAAAGGGATTTGAGGACGAGAGGAAAGACAGCGACGACAGTGACGAG GAAATCCGACCAGATGTGCCTAAACTCTCTAAGAAGAAGCTGAGGAGGATGAACAGGCTGACTGTGGCTGAACTCAAACAG CTGGTGGCTCGTCCGGATGTGGTAGAGATGCACGATGTGACGGCCCAGGAGCCCAAGCTGCTGGTCCACCTAAAGGCTACCAGGAACACGGTGCCGGTGCCCCGCCACTGGTGCTTCAAAAGAAAGTATCTACAGGGCAAGAGAGGTATAGAGAAGCCTCCGTTTGAGCTGCCCGAGTTCATCAAGAAAACTGGTATCCAGGAGATGAGGGAGGCCCTGCAGGAGAAG GAGGACGCCAAAACCATGAAAACCAAAATGAGAGAGAAGGTTCGTCCCAAGATGGGAAAGATCGACATCGACTACCAGAAGCTCCACGACGCCTTCTTCAAATGGCAGATCAAACCCAAACTCACCATCCACGGAGACCTTTACTACGAG ggGAAAGAGTTTGAAACCCGTCTGAAAGAGAAGAAGCCTGGAGATCTGTCAGATGAGCTGCGTATCGCACTGGGCATGCCAGTTGGACCC aACGCCCACAAGGTGCCTCCTCCGTGGCTGATAGCCATGCAGAGGTACGGCCCCCCTCCCTCCTACCCCAATCTCAAGATCCCCGGGCTCAACTCCCCCATCCCAGAT AACTGTACGTTTGGTTATCACGCCGGAGGCTGGGGGAAGCCGCCAGTAGATGAAATGGGCAAACCTCTTTACGGTGACGTGTTTGGGACCAATGCTGCAGACTTCCAG GCCaaagcggaggaggaggaggtggatcACACGCCGTGGGGAGAACTGGAGCCTTCAGACGAGGAGTCAtccgaggaagaggaggaggaggagagcgacGAGGAGAAACCAGACGAAACTGGATTCTTCACACCAGCAGACAG tgggCTGATCACCCCCGGAGGCTTCTCATCAGTACCTGCCGGCATGGAGACCCCAGAGCTGATTGAgctgaggaagaagaagatCGAGGAGGCTATGGATGG AAATGAGACGCCACAGCTGTTCACGGTGCTCCCAGAGAGAAGGACTGGCCCCGTAGGAGCGGCCATGATGGCCTCAACACACATCTATGACGTGTCAGGG GCTATGGCAGGTCGTAAGGCGGGCGGAGGGCAGGAGTCCCAGGGCGTAGAGGTGGCCCTGGCTCCGGAGGAGTTGGAGCTGGACCCCATGGCCATGACGCAGAAGTACGAGGAGCACGTCAGAGAGCAGCAGGCCCAGGTGGAGAAAGAGGATTTCAGCGACATGGTGGCTGAACACGCTGCCAAACAGAAG CAAAAAAAGAGGAAGGCCCAGCCGCAGGACACCCGAGGCGGTGCCAAGAAATACAAAGAGTTCAAGTTCTAG
- the sf3b2 gene encoding splicing factor 3B subunit 2 isoform X3 has product MASDGPPGTDSLPSDLGTAIAALNTWTHHELQTKLAEFGAPTMGPREELIDRVKGYMIQTGILFSKPSDDKSMIPGMPPMPPMPMPPMPPGIGMLQAMSMMPGGPPPPGIHMGIEPPGLSPQSLSQDDQLKMAQQRAAMVLQQEERAKQQGESRGMDEHDLLEQQKRAAVLLEQERQQEMVKMGGARAMPPAMRGLDPRGPLPPGVSMLPTQKQRVPPPPGEDNREAWQNEEVSVSGPKIPQALEKILQLKEIRQEQLTDPAEEDDDEGAEMDKTNSSAHVMSETEDDDSQISKKDKNRRRRNRKKKSKQKRAQEKKEQVEQKKKEEEGGSDKEKDKDKEKQKESEVEIEYITEEPEIYDPNYIFFKRIFEAFKLTDDVKKEKEKEPEKAEKQETAVLRKKGFEDERKDSDDSDEEIRPDVPKLSKKKLRRMNRLTVAELKQLVARPDVVEMHDVTAQEPKLLVHLKATRNTVPVPRHWCFKRKYLQGKRGIEKPPFELPEFIKKTGIQEMREALQEKEDAKTMKTKMREKVRPKMGKIDIDYQKLHDAFFKWQIKPKLTIHGDLYYEGKEFETRLKEKKPGDLSDELRIALGMPVGPNAHKVPPPWLIAMQRYGPPPSYPNLKIPGLNSPIPDNCTFGYHAGGWGKPPVDEMGKPLYGDVFGTNAADFQAKAEEEEVDHTPWGELEPSDEESSEEEEEEESDEEKPDETGFFTPADSGLITPGGFSSVPAGMETPELIELRKKKIEEAMDGNETPQLFTVLPERRTGPVGAAMMASTHIYDVSGAMAGRKAGGGQESQGVEVALAPEELELDPMAMTQKYEEHVREQQAQVEKEDFSDMVAEHAAKQKQKKRKAQPQDTRGGAKKYKEFKF; this is encoded by the exons ATGGCATCCGACGGACCACCGGGCACCGACTCCCTGCCGTCCGATTTAGGGACTGCTATTGCGGCGTTGAACACATGGACCCATCATGAGCTTCAGACCAAGCTGGCGGAGTTTGGGGCGCCCACGATGG GTCCCAGAGAGGAGCTGATAGACAGAGTGAAGGGCTACATGATACAG acTGGGATCCTCTTCAGCAAACCTAGTGATGACAAATCAATG ATTCCAGGTATGCCTCCCATGCCCCCTATGCCCATGCCACCCATGCCCCCTGGTATAGGCATGCTCCAGGCTATGAGCATGATGCCCGGGGGGCCCCCTCCGCCCGGCATTCACATGGGCATCGAGCCCCCAGGCTTGTCCCCTCAAAGCCTGTCGCAGGACGATCAGCTGAAGATGGCCCAGCAGAGAGCAGCCATGGtgctgcagcaggaggagagagcCAAGCAGCAG GGTGAGTCCCGTGGCATGGATGAACATGATCTTCTGGAGCAGCAGAAGAGG GCTGCAGTGCTGCTGGAACAGGAGCGTCAGCAGGAGATGGTTAAGATGGGGGGGGCCAGAGCCATGCCCCCAGCAATGAGAG GTTTGGATCCTCGCGGGCCGCTGCCTCCTGGTGTGAGCATGTTGCCGACCCAGAAACAGAGAGTGCCGCCTCCTCCGGGAGAAGATAACAGAGAG GCCTGGCAGAACGAGGAGGTGAGTGTTAGTGGGCCCAAGATCCCTCAAGCTCTGGAGAAGATCCTCCAGCTGAAGGAGATCCGACAGGAGCAGCTCACTGACCCTGCAG AAGAAGACGATGATGAGGGAGCAGAGATGGACAAGACCAACTCCTCTGCACACGTCATGTCTGAGACAGAAGACGATGACAGCCAGATATCTAAGAAAGAC AAAAACCGCAGGCGCAGAAATCGCAAAAAGAAGAGCAAGCAGAAGCGAGCCCAGGAGAAAAAGGAGCAGgtggagcagaagaagaaggaggaggaggggggcagCGACAAAGAGAAGGACAAggacaaagagaaacagaaggagTCAGAGGTGGAGATCGAGTACATCACAGAAGAGCCAGAGATCTACGACCCCAACTACATCTTCTTCAAGAGGATCTTTGAGGCATTCAAG CTGACTGACGatgtgaagaaggagaaggagaaggagccCGAGAAGGCAGAGAAGCAGGAGACAGCCGTGCTGCGGAAAAAGGGATTTGAGGACGAGAGGAAAGACAGCGACGACAGTGACGAG GAAATCCGACCAGATGTGCCTAAACTCTCTAAGAAGAAGCTGAGGAGGATGAACAGGCTGACTGTGGCTGAACTCAAACAG CTGGTGGCTCGTCCGGATGTGGTAGAGATGCACGATGTGACGGCCCAGGAGCCCAAGCTGCTGGTCCACCTAAAGGCTACCAGGAACACGGTGCCGGTGCCCCGCCACTGGTGCTTCAAAAGAAAGTATCTACAGGGCAAGAGAGGTATAGAGAAGCCTCCGTTTGAGCTGCCCGAGTTCATCAAGAAAACTGGTATCCAGGAGATGAGGGAGGCCCTGCAGGAGAAG GAGGACGCCAAAACCATGAAAACCAAAATGAGAGAGAAGGTTCGTCCCAAGATGGGAAAGATCGACATCGACTACCAGAAGCTCCACGACGCCTTCTTCAAATGGCAGATCAAACCCAAACTCACCATCCACGGAGACCTTTACTACGAG ggGAAAGAGTTTGAAACCCGTCTGAAAGAGAAGAAGCCTGGAGATCTGTCAGATGAGCTGCGTATCGCACTGGGCATGCCAGTTGGACCC aACGCCCACAAGGTGCCTCCTCCGTGGCTGATAGCCATGCAGAGGTACGGCCCCCCTCCCTCCTACCCCAATCTCAAGATCCCCGGGCTCAACTCCCCCATCCCAGAT AACTGTACGTTTGGTTATCACGCCGGAGGCTGGGGGAAGCCGCCAGTAGATGAAATGGGCAAACCTCTTTACGGTGACGTGTTTGGGACCAATGCTGCAGACTTCCAG GCCaaagcggaggaggaggaggtggatcACACGCCGTGGGGAGAACTGGAGCCTTCAGACGAGGAGTCAtccgaggaagaggaggaggaggagagcgacGAGGAGAAACCAGACGAAACTGGATTCTTCACACCAGCAGACAG tgggCTGATCACCCCCGGAGGCTTCTCATCAGTACCTGCCGGCATGGAGACCCCAGAGCTGATTGAgctgaggaagaagaagatCGAGGAGGCTATGGATGG AAATGAGACGCCACAGCTGTTCACGGTGCTCCCAGAGAGAAGGACTGGCCCCGTAGGAGCGGCCATGATGGCCTCAACACACATCTATGACGTGTCAGGG GCTATGGCAGGTCGTAAGGCGGGCGGAGGGCAGGAGTCCCAGGGCGTAGAGGTGGCCCTGGCTCCGGAGGAGTTGGAGCTGGACCCCATGGCCATGACGCAGAAGTACGAGGAGCACGTCAGAGAGCAGCAGGCCCAGGTGGAGAAAGAGGATTTCAGCGACATGGTGGCTGAACACGCTGCCAAACAGAAG CAAAAAAAGAGGAAGGCCCAGCCGCAGGACACCCGAGGCGGTGCCAAGAAATACAAAGAGTTCAAGTTCTAG